The Brachyspira sp. SAP_772 genome includes the window GAAAAATAAATGAAAAAAATTATAATAATTTTATCTATTTCTTTTTTATTTCTTGCCTGTTCAAATAAAGGATATAAAAATCTTAATATAGAAAAAGCAATTAAATTAGTAAATAGCTCAACAAATCTTATTATTTTAGATGTTAGAACAAGAGAAGAATATTTAGCAGGGAATATTCCAAACTCTATTAATATAGATGTATTAAGCCAAGACTTCAAATCAAAGATAGATATGTTAGATAAAAACAAAGAATATTTAGTATATTGCAGAAGTGGAAACAGATGCACTATTGCATCTAGTATAATGTCTACAAATGGATTTATTAATATTTATAATTTACAAAACATAACATATCAAGATTTTGCTAATGCAATGCTCACAAATAATAAATAATAAAAACAACAAAATAATATTTTTGCATAATTTTTGTTTTTATTATATAATAAAAAAATGAAAAAAACATTCCTTATTATTGATGCTTTTGGTATACTTTATAGATATCATTTTATTTTTTTGAAACGTCCTCTAATAAACTCTAAAGGTCAAAACGTTTCTTCAATTAATGGCTTTTTAAGAACATACTTTTCTTTAATCAATACCTACCCTGCTGATTACACAGCAATAGCTCTAGACAGCTCAAGACAAACTTTTAGAAGCGAAATATATAAAGCCTACAAAGAAAATAGAGAAAGTATGCCTGATGATTTAAGAAGTCAAATACCTATATTATATAATCTTATAGATGCACTTGGAATTACAAGGATAGTTCTTGATAATTATGAGGCTGATGACATTATAGGATGCATTGCCCAAAACAATAAAAAAGAAAATATTAAAACAATAATATATTCTCCAGATAAAGATATACTTCAGCTTGTTGATGATAATACATCTGTAATAGCAAGTAATAAAGATAATGAATTAATTGAATATGATGCAAATATGGTGAAAGAAAAAAGAGGAGTATTTCCTAATCAAATTATAGATTTACTTTCATTAATGGGAGATGCTTCTGACAATATACCGGGCGTTAAAGGAATTGGAGAGAAAACTGCTGTAAAACTTCTTGAAGAATATGACTCATTAGATAACATCTATAAAAATATTGATTCTATAAAAGGAAAGATACAAGAAAAGCTCATTACTGATAAAGACAACGCATATATGAGTTATGAGCTAGCAACAATTAAAAGAGAAATAGAAGAATTAAATATAGATTATAAAGAAATTGAAAAAAACAAAATTAATATAGATGAAGTTAATAAAATATTAGATGATTTGGAATTAAAACAAATAAGAGATAAGATTAATTATTACATATACGGAAGCAGCAAGAAAAAAGAAGAAAAAGTGCAAATATCTCAAACAA containing:
- a CDS encoding rhodanese-like domain-containing protein, which gives rise to MKKIIIILSISFLFLACSNKGYKNLNIEKAIKLVNSSTNLIILDVRTREEYLAGNIPNSINIDVLSQDFKSKIDMLDKNKEYLVYCRSGNRCTIASSIMSTNGFINIYNLQNITYQDFANAMLTNNK